Proteins from a genomic interval of Opitutales bacterium:
- a CDS encoding winged helix-turn-helix domain-containing protein, which produces MAVFKLLYFLAENPGDAFTRNDLLDRVLGEQAYVIDRNIDVHIRSIRKKLEWPEIISTLRGYGYRLDLPPDAVI; this is translated from the coding sequence ATGGCTGTGTTTAAATTGTTGTATTTTTTGGCCGAAAATCCCGGCGATGCGTTTACCCGAAACGATCTGCTGGATCGGGTTTTGGGGGAGCAGGCTTACGTCATCGATAGGAATATCGACGTGCACATCCGGTCGATTCGAAAGAAGTTGGAGTGGCCAGAGATTATTTCGACGCTGCGTGGGTATGGCTATCGTCTCGACCTGCCTCCTGATGCTGTAATCTAG